A genomic segment from Juglans regia cultivar Chandler chromosome 14, Walnut 2.0, whole genome shotgun sequence encodes:
- the LOC109000619 gene encoding protein WHAT'S THIS FACTOR 1 homolog, chloroplastic → MATTRIVKLASVFLDELPAHLSWRVINCWSKNQYRFMTSSKRVQDRSKNKRVHDLEIVTEKWKIANKVLFLMEILKKEPEMIIPIRSLDQYRRQINLPKPHKISDFIRKSPKLFEAYKDRNGVVWCGMTKRAEDLVEEEERIIDEHQDKAAEHVTRFLMMSVDKRLRLDKIAHFRRDFGLPIDFRTTWVHKYPQYFKVVKCNDDEIEHLELVSWNPAWAVTELEKKAMGMSEVNNYAQTPGLLSLPFPLKFPPNYKKVYRYGGKIDHFQKRSYLSPYADARELKPGSLEFDKRAVAIMHELLSFTVEKRLVTDHLTHFRQELVMPQKLMRLLLKHFGIFYVSERGKRFSVFLKEAFEGSELIEKGPFVLWKEKVLGLAGYRGKKKKIQTASDMSDMGDDDYDDDGGLFDNDSENENIEIQLELEEDNSIGRWEEDAFLRDNDHDEMEIGDVGCAYEEDA, encoded by the coding sequence ATGGCCACCACAAGAATTGTTAAACTCGCTTCAGTTTTTTTGGATGAATTGCCTGCGCATTTGTCGTGGAGAGTCATCAATTGTTGGTCCAAGAATCAGTATCGATTTATGACCAGCAGTAAGCGTGTCCAAGACCGAAGCAAGAACAAACGTGTGCACGACCTGGAAATCGTAACCGAGAAGTGGAAGATAGCCAACAAGGTCCTCTTCTTAATGGAGATTCTAAAGAAAGAGCCTGAGATGATCATTCCCATCCGATCACTGGACCAGTACCGCAGGCAGATCAACCTCCCAAAGCCCCACAAGATCTCAGACTTCATTCGCAAATCCCCGAAACTCTTCGAAGCCTACAAGGATCGAAACGGCGTGGTATGGTGCGGAATGACCAAGCGAGCCGAGGACCTGGtggaagaggaggagaggatAATCGATGAGCACCAAGACAAGGCGGCGGAGCATGTGACGAGGTTTCTAATGATGTCGGTGGATAAACGGCTTCGTTTGGATAAAATTGCTCATTTTAGACGAGACTTTGGCTTGCCAATTGATTTTCGGACCACCTGGGTGCACAAATATCCTCAGTACTTCAAGGTGGTTAAATGCAACGACGATGAGATTGAGCATTTGGAACTTGTTTCTTGGAACCCAGCTTGGGCTGTTACGGAGTTGGAGAAGAAGGCAATGGGGATGAGTGAAGTTAACAACTATGCTCAAACCCCTGGATTACTTTCGCTTCCATTTCCTTTGAAGTTCCCTCCCAATTACAAGAAAGTGTATAGATATGGAGGAAAGATTGATCACTTTCAAAAGAGGTCTTATCTGTCCCCATACGCCGATGCCCGGGAACTCAAACCCGGATCACTAGAGTTTGATAAGAGGGCGGTAGCCATTATGCATGAGCTGCTTAGCTTTACCGTTGAAAAGAGATTGGTGACTGATCATCTTACGCATTTTCGCCAGGAGCTTGTGATGCCCCAGAAGTTGATGAGACTTCTTTTGAAGCATTTTGGGATTTTCTATGTCTCGGAGAGGGGGAAGAGGTTCAGTGTCTTCTTGAAGGAGGCGTTTGAAGGCTCGGAGCTCATCGAGAAAGGGCCATTTGTGCTTTGGAAGGAAAAGGTCCTGGGTCTTGCTGGTTacagaggaaagaagaagaagattcaaACGGCAAGTGACATGTCAGACATGGGAGATGATGATTACGATGATGATGGCGGCTTGTTTGATAACGATTCTGAGAATGAAAACATTGAAATACAGCTTGAACTAGAAGAAGATAATAGCATTGGGAGATGGGAGGAGGATGCTTTTCTAAGAGACAACGATCACGATGAGATGGAGATTGGAGATGTTGGCTGTGCATACGAGGAGGATGCTTGA